A segment of the Phaeobacter sp. G2 genome:
AGCACGAAAATTATGGCAAGCGACGTTGTGTCCGAAGGCGTCATGCAGTGTTCCTGTAGAGAATGGCAGCGGGTGTGCGACGCGATTGCACGAAGCACTTCCGAGCGAGGAAAGGGAAAATTAAGAGGGCCAGAATATTTGCGGTAAATGCCCAAAAACTAACGACAAAAGCAAAGCAAACTAGTCCTGACACAGCAACATATATAGACATTGCAAAAAAAGGACTGCTCATCCGTAGCGTCTTGAGTGACAGACCGCCTGCAAACCCAACTAAGAACATGAAGATACCAGACCCGACCCAGCCAAAATCCAAGTAAAGACCACGGAACAAAGTATAGATATTCGCTGCTTCGGTGGGGGTGAGGAAGAGGTAATCACCAAATCCGCCAACCACACGTTTTTCTATTCTCAGCTGATCGAAAATTCCCATCCAAGTATATGATCCAGGGACACGATCCCATATATTTCCGGACGCGTTGTCAAACCACAACGAAAACCCAGGCAAGCTTCCCCACGGCCACCGCCGCAAATGTTCCCAGACCTCTGCGTTGCTGCGGGTCGAATGTTCACCAAATCGCAGCACTTGGAACAAGAAAAAAATCGCGGCCACGCTCAGCACGCCAATCGCGATGTATTTTATCACTCGAGGACTAAACATTGCGGGTAGCCTGTTTGCAGCGGAAAATAAATAGGCTGCATAGACGGCGGAAAAGACCATGATCAAGATCATGAAGAGGATCGGTGCACGGGTGGTGATCAGCATGTTGCTTGCGACGTAGATCATAACGGGGGTCATATAGCTCCAGACTATCCTTTTCCGGGCCACGAAATGAAGGGTTATCGCCATAGCATAGGATAAAAACAATGCATTCGAGATGTTGTAGTAGATTGGAAAGCTCAATCCTGAGGTGTAGCGCTTGAATGTTGCGGCCTGAGCGGCACGCATTATCCCAATTGGTGATAGAAGATCAGACAACCCGACACCGATGACCTGTAGAGTGGCGGTGAAGGATACAAGGGACCAGAGCAGACCAAAGTATAGCAGAAATTTAGGCCGTTGAAGCTCAAGACAAACCTGCCGGACCCGTCCCCCCTGCTGTAGTTTCAACCTGCTGCCAAGGGCAGCCCCGTAGCTCGCCATCAGAGTGAGAATGATCAGATAAAGGTTAGCGAGAAATGACATGTAATACTCAGGCGCCATAGTGATTGTGCCGACAGCAGAGACCCACATGCTGAGCGCAAGCAACGCCCCAGGCGACCACCAGCTTCTCTCAATTACCCGTGAAAATAGCGCGGTCAGCGACCAACATAAGATAATTCCCATTTATGGCTTCTCCCGGGTAGGCGTAAGAAAGGGGAAGATCGTTATTTTTGTTTTACGAGACAGCCAGACCGTTTGCCAAACATATTGAAGCGTAAAGGCGGTAGCGGTGCCCCATGCGAGGAGCTCCGCCCCATGCTCCGCCATTAGGAGACCAAGCGTGCATTGGCACAGCATCGCTAGGAAGAGTGACCAGAGTACAATGCGCGTTGCGCCCGTCATTTTGAGAATTTCATCGCTGATGCCACCAAGCGCTTCTCCGAAAACGCCGAACATCAGGATGATCAGAACGGGAACAGCGGGTGCATAGTCTGCTCCCAAAATAAGTGGGACCACCTGTGGACCGACCAGCAGTAGGAAGATAAGTCCTGCCAGGGGAGGGAGGGCGGAGATCAGCGAAACCTTACGGTTAAGGGCAGCGATTTCCCGGTAGCGGCCAGCGGCGTTCATTTCCACCAAAGTGCCACGCATGGAGAAGCGCAAAGCCGCCACGACGGATGTGACGGCAACGGTCAGCCGAGAGGCTGCTGCATAAATTGCGGCGGCTTCCACCGCATTGAAATATCCTAACATCCAGACGGGTATCCAAGGCAATGAAGCCTGCATGAACCGCGACAGCATCATTGGCAGACCAGACTTAACCGATACGTAGAGTTCGTGCATGATCCCGACCGATCTGCCATTTCCAGCTTCTATGCGTAGTCGCTGACTGATGCGAAAGGCGAAGAGCGCAGATATGGCCATGGCTCCATTGGCCGCTAACGCCGCCACTGTCATGATGGTGATGAGATCTGGGGAGTCAAGAAACACCAGTGCGGGCAAAAGTGTGGGGACATAGGCCAGGTTGACTGAAGAATAGGCAAAGAATGTTGCTATGACCGGCCGACCGCAACCGACAAGAACCTGCGCGCACAAGAACGTGCCCGCGTAACCAAACCACCACAATGCAATTATTGGACGCGCTTCCACATCCAAATGTGCGAAGGTCGTGGCTCCGATTCCAATGATATATCCTATGCCTAGGTTCAAGATCATCGACACTGGCAAAGTAGACAGTGTCAGCGCGTGCAGCCGATCATTGTCCTGATGAACGCGCGC
Coding sequences within it:
- a CDS encoding oligosaccharide repeat unit polymerase; amino-acid sequence: MGIILCWSLTALFSRVIERSWWSPGALLALSMWVSAVGTITMAPEYYMSFLANLYLIILTLMASYGAALGSRLKLQQGGRVRQVCLELQRPKFLLYFGLLWSLVSFTATLQVIGVGLSDLLSPIGIMRAAQAATFKRYTSGLSFPIYYNISNALFLSYAMAITLHFVARKRIVWSYMTPVMIYVASNMLITTRAPILFMILIMVFSAVYAAYLFSAANRLPAMFSPRVIKYIAIGVLSVAAIFFLFQVLRFGEHSTRSNAEVWEHLRRWPWGSLPGFSLWFDNASGNIWDRVPGSYTWMGIFDQLRIEKRVVGGFGDYLFLTPTEAANIYTLFRGLYLDFGWVGSGIFMFLVGFAGGLSLKTLRMSSPFFAMSIYVAVSGLVCFAFVVSFWAFTANILALLIFPFLARKCFVQSRRTPAAILYRNTA
- a CDS encoding lipopolysaccharide biosynthesis protein — translated: MKSAAISVALRYLAIAIQFAVVIAVTNTLPLNIAGQYFSVFGVIAVTFTLSGIGIPDGCVKNLSEARVHQDNDRLHALTLSTLPVSMILNLGIGYIIGIGATTFAHLDVEARPIIALWWFGYAGTFLCAQVLVGCGRPVIATFFAYSSVNLAYVPTLLPALVFLDSPDLITIMTVAALAANGAMAISALFAFRISQRLRIEAGNGRSVGIMHELYVSVKSGLPMMLSRFMQASLPWIPVWMLGYFNAVEAAAIYAAASRLTVAVTSVVAALRFSMRGTLVEMNAAGRYREIAALNRKVSLISALPPLAGLIFLLLVGPQVVPLILGADYAPAVPVLIILMFGVFGEALGGISDEILKMTGATRIVLWSLFLAMLCQCTLGLLMAEHGAELLAWGTATAFTLQYVWQTVWLSRKTKITIFPFLTPTREKP